A window of Magnolia sinica isolate HGM2019 chromosome 13, MsV1, whole genome shotgun sequence genomic DNA:
atttaaaatttttattcaataAAGCTTCGAGTAATTATCAAGAAATGTCATTTACTTGGCTAAACATGACGCTCCCTTCAGATGATTCTTGCCGTAACTGGGGTAATTGAGGAATACCCGAAGAATTTTGTTGGCACAAGTTGATGTTTGGTTGGTACCCACAAGGGGCAGATGGTGCATTCAAGGATCCACTGGGGCCAGCAATGCAACCCATCACCATATGATGATCAAGTCCTATATGGCTTCCATCAGGTATTATGAAATGACTCCCTCTAGCAACAAATCCGCCCTAGTAAAGAGAAAACATAGTAACAGAATCACAGTTGATGAGCACGTGTTATCAGCACAACATATGATATACTTTAGTAAATAAAAATCTCAATCTTACATGAGATCTGATGCTCAAGGACTTTTGTTGGTATATGTTAATATTAGGATGATGATACCCACAATGAGCCAATGGTGCATTGATAGATCCACTGTGGCCAGGAGTGTAGCCCATTACCAAATGATGACCAAGTCCTACATGGGCTCCACTTGATAATCCAAAAGGACTCATCATAGTAACATGTGAACCCTGgtatagaaaaataaattataaaaagctGTAACATGGATAATATATGATATGACAAgtttaataatatataatataacaagTTTGGTAAATAAAATCTCAACGATACCTGATTGACCTGGCTCAATGGGGAGAATGCAATTGGATAATGTGAAGGCTGAAATGAAGGAAGGTGAATGATATTCGGTGCTTGGGCTGAATCATTTCCCTCTTGATTTGTTTGTGGCTGAATAAATTCAGTTCgagattttttctttcttcctttatctAGTGGATTTTTGAATGTACGACGACCACCTCCAACTCTAGGCTTCATTTTAATCCCACTTACTGTTTGAGAGCTGAGACTATCAACAGAATTAACTTCATTGTCAGTCGACTGATCGTGCATACTTTCAGTATCTACACTTTCATCATTAGTTTGAGATGCCATCATGGGAAGTTCCTTGATCCCTTTTATACATTTTGTCaattcatcatgaaatttgtCTGAATATCTATCAGCAAAATTAAATGCCTCTTCATATTCTGCAGCCATTGAAGCAATTTTAACAAACTTGCGATACAAATAGCTATAACGGTTCGATGAAGAAAGCTTAAGGTCATCTTGTATTGTAAACCCAAGATTGTCTTTCTCAGTACCAACCTTTGCATCTCTTTGCCATCTCTTCAAAATATAATGGAGAGGAAGCGTCTTTATATTATAGTAATCTAGAACTTTTAGTGCATGGCTACATAGTATCCCTACGAACTCGAATTTCTTACAACTACATGTGACTGTATTGTTCGATATGTCAAATTTAACAAGACGGCCTTCATCTTTGTCATTGAAAATAACTTGAAACTCTAACACTGTGCCAAATTCACCACCTTTATGAATTGCATGATTAAGAGTTTCTTTGTACTcattttgaaatatttcaaatacTTCCGGAGTGTATGCTTTTGCTGCTTCCATCAGCATCTTCACATCAACAAACAATATCGGGGCACTTTGTCTCATTCTGAAATCGGCTTCTAATTCTCGATATCGTCGTTCAGCCACTATCCGTTCATAATGCGTGAAGAAACACAAAAGATTGTATTTAGAGCTTAAATATTTCTTCAAAACATGATTCATGTTCTCCCTCCGTTGTGTATTCTTCATGTCAGCACAAAATATATTTTTGTCATAAACCAAAGcccattttttcctttctttaaaCAAATCTTGTAGCCATGTATTTTGTGTTAGATCATATTTCTCGAGCATATCATTCCATACAGTTATaaattcttcctcttcttcgcAATCATACAGACACTTGCTGAAATCATATTTGAAACCTTTTGAACTCTGAAATACATGACTAAGGTGCTTTGCAGTATTTTGATATATATGCCAGATACATGGGCGATGATGTGTTCCCGGCATCACAGAAGCTATTGCATTGCTCATTTCAGCAATCCGGTCTGTTACGATTGTCCTTGGTTGTTTTTCAGACATTGCATTTAAGAAAGTTTCAAACAACCACTTAAATGATTCAGTTGTTTCATCATACAAGAATGCTGCACCAAATATGACTGTTTGTTTATGATGATTTACCCCAATAAATGGGGCAAATGGACGATCATAACTGTTTATTCTGTATGTAGTATCGAAGCAAACCACATCCCCAAAGTAACTATAATCCATAATCGATTTCGGATCCGCccaaaaaatattggtgatttgATCATCTTCATCTACTTGCATTGCATAAAAGAAGGATGGATTCTTGACTTGCATTTTTGTAAAATACTCTAAAATAGCTCCTACATCTCCCTTTTCCATTGCTTTCATTCGCTTCTTACGTAAGTAATTTTTGTAATCAACGGGTATGGATCCCAAATTCTCTTGACCTCCAACTTGTCTACTCATAAATTCAATGCCTGAGTTATC
This region includes:
- the LOC131223266 gene encoding protein FAR1-RELATED SEQUENCE 5-like — its product is MDDMGTKDSQVLPQSCRRSGNLEEGSNVQEVVHEVLVKTGEKLDEEPKLGMEFNSEENAYEFYNKYAGKIGFSVRKSSCIKSNDGIVTKKVFCCYKEGRKQKDKRTNRAKYRRPDIRTGCLAKMSIKLQVNGKYSVTKFVAEHNHEVISPSEVHMLRSQRALINAQKARADMADNSGIEFMSRQVGGQENLGSIPVDYKNYLRKKRMKAMEKGDVGAILEYFTKMQVKNPSFFYAMQVDEDDQITNIFWADPKSIMDYSYFGDVVCFDTTYRINSYDRPFAPFIGVNHHKQTVIFGAAFLYDETTESFKWLFETFLNAMSEKQPRTIVTDRIAEMSNAIASVMPGTHHRPCIWHIYQNTAKHLSHVFQSSKGFKYDFSKCLYDCEEEEEFITVWNDMLEKYDLTQNTWLQDLFKERKKWALVYDKNIFCADMKNTQRRENMNHVLKKYLSSKYNLLCFFTHYERIVAERRYRELEADFRMRQSAPILFVDVKMLMEAAKAYTPEVFEIFQNEYKETLNHAIHKGGEFGTVLEFQVIFNDKDEGRLVKFDISNNTVTCSCKKFEFVGILCSHALKVLDYYNIKTLPLHYILKRWQRDAKVGTEKDNLGFTIQDDLKLSSSNRYSYLYRKFVKIASMAAEYEEAFNFADRYSDKFHDELTKCIKGIKELPMMASQTNDESVDTESMHDQSTDNEVNSVDSLSSQTVSGIKMKPRVGGGRRTFKNPLDKGRKKKSRTEFIQPQTNQEGNDSAQAPNIIHLPSFQPSHYPIAFSPLSQVNQGSHVTMMSPFGLSSGAHVGLGHHLVMGYTPGHSGSINAPLAHCGYHHPNINIYQQKSLSIRSHGGFVARGSHFIIPDGSHIGLDHHMVMGCIAGPSGSLNAPSAPCGYQPNINLCQQNSSGIPQLPQLRQESSEGSVMFSQSSSSPSDENQSEV